The following coding sequences lie in one Spodoptera frugiperda isolate SF20-4 chromosome 24, AGI-APGP_CSIRO_Sfru_2.0, whole genome shotgun sequence genomic window:
- the LOC118278769 gene encoding uncharacterized protein LOC118278769, which translates to MFLSKASVVLLVAFFGTPWFTGDGGVSASPLGQVPVVELPDGFANNPHQEQFFPYQQQFRPQQQQFHPQQQQFYPQQRLVAHPQQIVAYPQVPQQVYLQPANPNALPTKLRLTESILIEEISQ; encoded by the exons ATGTTCCTGAGCAAAGCATCCGTTGTTCTCCTCGTCGCCTTCTTTGGGACCCCAT GGTTTACGGGAGATGGAGGTGTTTCTGCGAGTCCGTTGGGGCAAGTACCAGTAGTGGAATTGCCAG ATGGGTTCGCTAACAACCCGCATCAAGAACAGTTTTTCCCGTATCAACAACAGTTTCGCCCACAGCAACAACAGTTTCACCCACAGCAACAACAGTTTTACCCACAGCAACGTCTAGTGGCTCACCCACAGCAAATAGTGGCTTACCCACAGGTACCACAGCAGGTGTATCTCCAGCCAGCCAACCCAAATGCCTTGCCAACCAAACTAAGGCTGACGGAGAGCATTTTAATTGAAGAAATTtctcaataa
- the LOC126910627 gene encoding uncharacterized protein LOC126910627 isoform X2: MFLSKASVVLLVAFFGTPWFTGDGGVSASPSPQVPAAAPPAVAASNPPQQPPVANPQQQPVANPQQQPVAYPQQPVVYAQPPPVAYPQQQPVAYPQQPAVYPQQPVAYPQQPQVVYQQPPQVVYAQPPPATAAPAKPAFLSVWDGIHNWKQGAVQGILGLNPVTG; encoded by the exons ATGTTCCTGAGCAAAGCATCCGTTGTTCTCCTCGTCGCCTTCTTTGGGACCCCAT GGTTTACGGGAGATGGAGGTGTTTCTGCGAGTCCGTCGCCACAAGTACCAGCAGCGGCACCGCCAG CTGTGGCCGCTAGCAACCCACCTCAACAACCACCCGTGGCTAACccacagcaacaacccgtggctaacccacagcaacaacccgtggcttaCCCACAGCAACCAGTAGTTTACGCACAGCCACCACCAGTGGCTTACccacagcaacaacccgtggcttaCCCACAGCAACCAGCAGTTTACCCACAGCAACCAGTGGCTTACCCACAGCAACCACAAGTGGTTTACCAACAGCCACCACAAGTGGTTTACGCCCAGCCACCCCCCGCGACTGCCGCGCCAGCTAAACCTGCTTTTCTAAGTGTGTGGGATGGCATCCACAATTGGAAACAAGGTGCCGTCCAAGGCATTTTGGGGCTAAACCCTGTGACAGGTTGA
- the LOC126910627 gene encoding uncharacterized protein LOC126910627 isoform X4, with protein MFLSKASVVLLVAFFGTPWFTGDGGVSASPSPQVPAAAPPAVAASNPPQQQPVAYPQQPQVVYQQPPQVVYAQPPPATAAPAKPAFLSVWDGIHNWKQGAVQGILGLNPVTG; from the exons ATGTTCCTGAGCAAAGCATCCGTTGTTCTCCTCGTCGCCTTCTTTGGGACCCCAT GGTTTACGGGAGATGGAGGTGTTTCTGCGAGTCCGTCGCCACAAGTACCAGCAGCGGCACCGCCAG CTGTGGCCGCTAGCAACCCACCTCAACAAC AACCAGTGGCTTACCCACAGCAACCACAAGTGGTTTACCAACAGCCACCACAAGTGGTTTACGCCCAGCCACCCCCCGCGACTGCCGCGCCAGCTAAACCTGCTTTTCTAAGTGTGTGGGATGGCATCCACAATTGGAAACAAGGTGCCGTCCAAGGCATTTTGGGGCTAAACCCTGTGACAGGTTGA
- the LOC126912303 gene encoding uncharacterized protein LOC126912303: MFLSKASVVLLVAFFGTPWFTGDGGVSASPSPQVPAAAPPAAAAINPPQQPPVANPQQQPVANPQQQPVAYPQQPVVYAQPPPVAYPQQQPVAYPQQPAVYPQQPVAYPQQPQVVYQQPPQVVYAQPPAPPAAPAKPAFLSVWDGIHNWKQGAVQGILGLNPVTG, from the exons ATGTTCCTGAGCAAAGCATCCGTTGTTCTCCTCGTCGCCTTCTTTGGGACCCCAT GGTTTACGGGAGATGGAGGTGTTTCTGCGAGTCCGTCGCCACAAGTACCAGCAGCGGCACCGCCAG CTGCGGCCGCTATCAACCCACCTCAACAACCACCCGTGGCTAACccacagcaacaacccgtggctaacccacagcaacaacccgtggcttaCCCACAGCAACCAGTAGTTTACGCACAGCCACCACCAGTGGCTTACccacagcaacaacccgtggcttaCCCACAGCAACCAGCAGTTTACCCACAGCAACCAGTGGCTTACCCACAGCAACCACAAGTGGTTTACCAACAGCCACCACAAGTGGTTTACGCCCAGCCACCCGCCCCGCCTGCCGCGCCAGCTAAACCTGCTTTTCTAAGTGTGTGGGATGGCATCCACAATTGGAAACAAGGTGCCGTCCAAGGCATTTTGGGGCTAAACCCTGTGACAGGTTGA
- the LOC126910627 gene encoding calcium-binding protein P-like isoform X3: MFLSKASVVLLVAFFGTPWFTGDGGVSASPSPQVPAAAPPAVAASSPPQQPPVAIPPQQPPVAYPQQPVAYPQQPVVYAQPPPVAYPQQQPVAYPQQPAVYPQQPVAYPQQPQVVYQQPPQVVYAQPPTPPAAPAKPGFLRVWDDIHSWKQGAVQGILGLNPVTG; encoded by the exons ATGTTCCTGAGCAAAGCATCCGTTGTTCTCCTCGTCGCCTTCTTTGGGACCCCAT GGTTTACGGGAGATGGAGGTGTTTCTGCGAGTCCGTCGCCACAAGTACCAGCAGCGGCACCGCCAG CTGTGGCCGCTAGCAGCCCACCTCAACAACCACCCGTGGCTATCCCACCTCAACAACCACCCGTGGCTTACCCACAGCAACCCGTGGCTTACCCACAGCAACCAGTAGTTTACGCACAGCCACCACCAGTGGCTTACccacagcaacaacccgtggcttaCCCACAGCAACCAGCAGTTTACCCACAGCAACCAGTGGCTTACCCACAGCAACCACAAGTGGTATACCAACAGCCACCACAAGTGGTTTACGCCCAGCCACCCACCCCGCCTGCCGCGCCAGCTAAACCTGGTTTTCTACGTGTGTGGGATGACATCCACAGTTGGAAACAAGGTGCCGTCCAAGGCATTTTGGGGCTAAACCCTGTGACAGGttga